In Dama dama isolate Ldn47 chromosome 20, ASM3311817v1, whole genome shotgun sequence, a single window of DNA contains:
- the LOC133041370 gene encoding RAC-alpha serine/threonine-protein kinase-like has protein sequence MNDVAIVKEGWLHKRGEYIKTWRPRYFLLKNDGTFIGYKERPQDLEQRESPLNNFSMAQCQLMKTERPRPNTFIIRCLQWTTVIERTFHVETPEEREEWTTAIQTVADGLKRQEEETMDFRSGSPGESSGAEEMEVSLAKPKHRVTMSEFEYLKLLGKGTFGKVILVKEKATGRYYAMKILKKEVIVAKDEVAHTLTENRVLQNSRHPFLTALKYSFQTHDRLCFVMEYANGGELFFHLSRERVFPEDRARFSGAEIVSALDYLHSEKNVVYRDLKLENLMLDKDGHIKITDFGLCKEGIKDGATMKTFCGTPEYLALEVLEDNDYGRAVDWWGLGVVMYEMMCGRLPFYNQDHEKLFELILMEEIRFPRTLSPEAKSLLSGLLKKDPKQRLGGGSEDAKEIMQHRFFASIVWQDVYEKKLSPPFKPQVTSETDTSYFEQEFTAQMITITPPDQDDSMEGLDSERRPHFPQFSYSASGTA, from the coding sequence ATGAACGACGTGGCCATCGTGAAGGAGGGCTGGCTCCACAAGCGAGGTGAGTACATCAAGACCTGGAGGCCGCGTTACTTCCTCCTAAAGAACGATGGCACCTTCATCGGCTACAAGGAGCGGCCGCAGGACCTGGAGCAGCGAGAGTCGCCCCTCAACAACTTCTCCATGGCCCAATGCCAGCTGATGAAGACGGAGCGGCCGCGGCCCAACACCTTCATTATCCGCTGCCTGCAGTGGACCACAGTCATCGAGCGCACGTTCCACGTGGAGACTCCCGAGGAGCGGGAGGAGTGGACCACCGCCATCCAGACGGTGGCCGACGGGCTcaagaggcaggaggaggagacgatGGACTTCCGGTCGGGCTCGCCCGGTGAGAGCTCGGGGGCCGAGGAGATGGAGGTGTCGCTGGCCAAGCCCAAGCACCGTGTGACCATGAGTGAGTTTGAGTACCTGAAGCTGCTGGGCAAAGGCACCTTTGGGAAGGTGATCCTCGTGAAGGAGAAGGCCACAGGCCGCTACTAtgccatgaagatcctgaagaagGAGGTCATCGTGGCTAAGGACGAGGTGGCCCACACGCTCACGGAGAACCGCGTTCTCCAGAACTCCCGGCACCCGTTCCTGACGGCCCTGAAGTACTCCTTCCAGACCCACGACCGCCTGTGCTTCGTCATGGAGTACGCCAACGGGGGCGAGCTCTTCTTCCACCTGTCCCGGGAGCGGGTGTTTCCTGAGGACCGGGCCCGCTTCTCCGGCGCGGAGATCGTGTCGGCCCTGGATTACCTGCACTCGGAGAAGAACGTGGTGTACAGGGACCTCAAGCTGGAGAACCTCATGCTGGACAAGGACGGGCACATCAAGATCACCGACTTTGGACTGTGCAAGGAGGGCATCAAGGACGGCGCCACCATGAAGACTTTCTGCGGGACCCCTGAGTACCTGGCCCTTGAGGTGCTGGAGGACAACGACTACGGCCGGGCGGTGGACTGGTGGGGGCTGGGCGTGGTCATGTACGAGATGATGTGCGGCCGCCTGCCCTTCTACAACCAGGACCACGAGAAGCTCTTCGAGCTCATCCTCATGGAGGAGATCCGCTTCCCGCGCACACTCAGCCCGGAGGCCAAGTCCCTGCTCTCGGGGCTTCTCAAGAAGGACCCCAAGCAGCGGCTTGGTGGGGGCTCTGAGGACGCCAAGGAGATCATGCAGCACCGATTCTTCGCCAGCATCGTGTGGCAGGATGTGTACGAGAAGAAGCTCAGCCCGCCCTTCAAGCCTCAGGTCACGTCTGAGACGGACACCAGCTATTTTGAACAGGAGTTCACGGCCCAGATGATCACCATCACGCCACCTGACCAAGACGACAGCATGGAGGGGCTGGACAGCGAGCGGAGGCCCCACTTCCCCCAGTTCTCCTACTCGGCCAGCGGCACGGCCTGA